In Bacteroidota bacterium, a genomic segment contains:
- a CDS encoding cytochrome ubiquinol oxidase subunit I: MEDALLYDRIQFGFTISFHYLFPQLTMGLSLLMVWFKWRHLRTGEEIYNDAAKFWMKIFAINFMMGVVTGIPMEFQFGTNWAKFSERTGGIIGQTLAMEGMFSFFLESSFLGLFLFGEKLLGQRLHFLTGFLVFLGSWLSGWLIIATHSWMQHPVGYEIVENGRFVLNNFWALFSNPWLLPSYLHNQAASLVTSAFVMAAVGAFYLLLNRHAAFGKLFLRTGVVAGLVASLFVAFPTGDWAAKNMVQYQPVSFAAMEGLFHTEEGAEIVLIGQPDMQAEKLDNKLAVPNVLSFLTYNRWNAKVKGLHEFPRDTWPTNVPGLYYAYHIMVGLGTIFIGLMSLAGFMLWRKKLFEARWLLWPLMLIAPLAYIANLAGWYTAELGRQPWLVYDLMRTTEGASPNVSAGNTLFTLLGFVGLYMLLGLLFLLLTGKIIHKGPQTLQH; this comes from the coding sequence ATGGAAGATGCATTGCTTTATGATCGGATACAATTTGGCTTCACCATTTCGTTCCACTACCTGTTTCCGCAGCTCACCATGGGTTTGTCGTTGCTCATGGTTTGGTTCAAATGGCGGCATTTGCGCACAGGGGAGGAGATTTACAACGACGCCGCCAAGTTTTGGATGAAGATTTTTGCCATCAATTTCATGATGGGTGTGGTCACTGGCATCCCGATGGAGTTTCAATTCGGCACGAACTGGGCCAAATTTTCTGAACGCACGGGTGGCATCATCGGGCAAACGCTGGCGATGGAGGGCATGTTTTCGTTTTTTCTCGAAAGCTCTTTCCTGGGCTTGTTTCTGTTTGGGGAGAAACTGCTCGGTCAGCGCCTGCACTTCTTGACGGGATTTCTGGTTTTCCTGGGTTCGTGGCTGAGCGGATGGTTGATCATTGCGACGCATTCTTGGATGCAGCATCCTGTGGGCTATGAAATTGTGGAGAATGGCCGCTTTGTCCTGAATAATTTCTGGGCGTTGTTTTCGAATCCTTGGTTGTTGCCCTCCTACCTTCACAATCAGGCGGCTTCGTTGGTGACTTCGGCCTTTGTGATGGCGGCGGTCGGGGCATTTTACCTACTGCTCAACCGGCATGCGGCCTTTGGGAAGCTGTTTTTGCGCACGGGCGTGGTCGCAGGCTTGGTTGCAAGTCTGTTCGTGGCATTTCCCACCGGGGATTGGGCAGCCAAAAACATGGTACAATACCAACCCGTGAGCTTTGCGGCGATGGAGGGTCTATTTCATACGGAGGAGGGGGCCGAAATCGTGCTCATCGGGCAACCCGATATGCAGGCGGAGAAGCTCGACAACAAGCTGGCGGTGCCCAATGTCTTGAGCTTCCTTACCTATAACCGCTGGAATGCAAAGGTCAAGGGCTTGCACGAATTTCCCCGGGATACTTGGCCTACCAACGTACCGGGACTGTATTATGCCTATCATATCATGGTCGGTTTGGGCACGATCTTCATCGGATTGATGTCGTTGGCGGGTTTTATGCTCTGGCGAAAGAAACTGTTTGAGGCAAGATGGCTGTTGTGGCCGTTGATGCTGATCGCGCCTTTGGCCTATATCGCCAATCTTGCAGGTTGGTACACCGCCGAACTCGGTCGGCAGCCTTGGCTCGTGTATGACCTGATGCGCACGACCGAAGGTGCATCGCCCAATGTATCCGCCGGAAATACCCTCTTTACGCTGCTGGGATTCGTCGGACTTTACATGCTTTTGGGCTTGCTGTTTTTGCTGCTCACGGGCAAAATCATTCACAAGGGACCGCAAACACTTCAACACTAA
- the cydB gene encoding cytochrome d ubiquinol oxidase subunit II has product METFWFIILMTMLTVYVVLDGYDFGAGIIHLFFGRDERDKQLITRSIGPFWDANEVWLIAAGGVLFFAFPKLYAASFSGFYLPLIMILWLLIFRAIGLELRGLVDNALWRTAWDKAFGVASLLLALFFGLALGNVVRGVNLGGLEGNVSAFEPHYFFLPLWVSDFSPLGIDLGIIDWFTLILGLVGLVTLTIHGANWIRFKTRSSLHEQLRTWVFRLSWVLVGLVALSLVAWLTVRPDPFRNFLDMPVFWIFPLLTLAGLVGLLNIKRFKHDGAGFLASTTFIVGAAASTAVSVFPVLLPSSNALHPDLTVYNTATDAYGLQAGLYWWPFAAVLVVIYVVVQYRIFKGKMDDVEYGEH; this is encoded by the coding sequence ATGGAGACTTTTTGGTTCATCATCCTTATGACCATGCTCACCGTCTACGTCGTGCTCGATGGCTACGACTTCGGTGCAGGCATCATTCACCTGTTTTTTGGCCGCGACGAACGTGACAAACAATTGATTACGCGATCCATCGGACCTTTTTGGGATGCGAATGAAGTCTGGCTCATCGCTGCTGGCGGTGTCTTGTTTTTTGCATTCCCCAAACTGTATGCAGCGTCCTTTTCCGGATTTTACCTGCCCTTGATCATGATTCTCTGGCTGCTGATTTTCAGGGCTATCGGTCTCGAGTTGCGGGGGTTGGTGGACAATGCACTTTGGCGAACTGCTTGGGACAAGGCCTTTGGGGTGGCGAGTCTATTGCTGGCCCTGTTTTTTGGATTGGCCTTGGGGAATGTCGTGCGCGGCGTGAATTTGGGGGGATTGGAAGGGAATGTCAGTGCCTTCGAACCGCATTATTTTTTCTTGCCACTCTGGGTCAGTGACTTTTCCCCGTTGGGCATCGACCTTGGGATCATTGACTGGTTTACCCTCATTTTGGGCCTTGTCGGATTGGTGACATTGACCATTCACGGAGCCAATTGGATTCGCTTCAAAACCCGGAGCAGCCTTCACGAGCAACTCCGAACCTGGGTTTTTCGGCTGAGCTGGGTATTGGTCGGCTTGGTCGCCTTGTCGCTCGTCGCTTGGTTGACGGTGCGGCCCGATCCCTTCCGCAATTTCCTGGACATGCCTGTGTTCTGGATCTTTCCGTTGCTCACATTGGCCGGATTGGTGGGGTTGCTGAATATCAAACGGTTCAAGCACGATGGCGCCGGATTCCTTGCTTCGACAACCTTCATCGTTGGTGCTGCTGCAAGCACGGCGGTTTCCGTCTTCCCTGTCTTATTGCCCTCCTCCAACGCCCTCCATCCCGACCTCACAGTGTACAATACCGCCACAGATGCGTATGGACTCCAAGCGGGACTGTATTGGTGGCCCTTTGCGGCGGTGCTTGTGGTGATTTATGTCGTCGTCCAATACCGCATTTTCAAGGGCAAAATGGACGATGTTGAATATGGGGAGCATTGA
- a CDS encoding leucine-rich repeat domain-containing protein translates to MKDLASELIAKAKAEGWKKLDLGQTGIVGIVPASVGDLEELEELILSNGWPEIINGELVMLQSENAGNPNRIRTLPSKLPPRLRSLKADYCEIEDLKPLADLWHLRVLTLTQNPVRDLSPLQQLVNLEELRLSLTPVSDLGPLSDLRKLRILHCSIAPVADLEPIRGLQELESLMLLGDHITEIGPLSQLTKLTQLALENSKVKDFSPLTSLVCLETLSLHGCSAFTNLESIRTLTALQHLNIGYTAVSSLESIGELSALRELHLNFTSINDLAPLVACAPTLRKLCLSDLQLEDWSHLAELTQLEQLELDSSSIEDLDPLSGLTELRSLGLQLTFVEDLRPLSGLTQLTTLDLSEVPATSLDGLEQLVALETLNLSRTKSPSISALNGLTHLKELHLNNSKLADLSPLAGMPRLAVLVIGNTKVSDLSPIKNCLELTTLTAPSSQINDLRPLENLVALTQLDVKHCRIEVISGLEGLQRLNSLDLRGNPIRDLVPLQALHGLRCLDIGSTSISDLSALSGLLQLRELRAFSCKIKDIDPIGNLTALTHLDLGSNPLQEIGVLGNLLALEELSLGFSNVNSVAALGSLSALQDLDLANSKVTAIDELAQLQSLEKLNLALTGITTIDAVRSLHRLTSLDVSQTAILDIEALRDLVKIKTLNLSNTAVSDIEALRYLTSLEDLDISETQVTDLAPIAVQIANGLYLKK, encoded by the coding sequence ATGAAGGATTTAGCATCTGAACTCATTGCCAAGGCGAAAGCCGAAGGATGGAAGAAATTAGACTTGGGGCAAACGGGCATCGTGGGCATAGTCCCTGCATCTGTAGGGGATCTTGAGGAACTGGAGGAATTGATTTTGAGCAATGGTTGGCCTGAAATCATCAACGGCGAATTGGTGATGCTACAATCTGAAAATGCAGGAAATCCCAACCGCATTCGAACATTGCCCTCCAAACTGCCTCCTCGGCTGCGTAGTCTGAAAGCCGACTACTGTGAAATTGAGGATTTGAAGCCGTTGGCGGATCTTTGGCATCTCCGCGTACTGACGTTGACCCAAAATCCAGTTCGTGACCTCAGTCCCTTACAACAACTGGTCAACTTGGAGGAACTCAGGCTGAGCCTTACACCTGTTTCCGATCTTGGGCCATTGTCGGACCTGAGAAAGTTGCGGATACTTCATTGCTCGATAGCTCCCGTTGCTGATTTGGAACCAATCAGGGGCTTACAAGAATTGGAATCGTTGATGCTCCTTGGCGATCACATTACGGAAATTGGACCGCTTTCCCAACTTACGAAATTGACCCAATTGGCGCTCGAAAACAGCAAGGTGAAAGATTTTTCGCCATTGACTTCCCTTGTTTGCCTGGAAACCCTCAGTTTGCATGGCTGTAGTGCGTTCACGAATCTTGAAAGCATCCGCACATTGACGGCTTTGCAGCATTTGAATATCGGCTATACAGCTGTGTCTTCCCTCGAATCGATTGGTGAACTGAGCGCCTTGCGGGAACTGCACCTGAACTTTACCTCCATCAACGACCTTGCCCCCTTGGTAGCCTGCGCACCCACCCTTCGCAAGCTTTGCCTCAGCGACCTCCAATTGGAAGATTGGAGTCATTTGGCCGAATTGACGCAGCTCGAGCAGCTTGAACTCGACAGTTCGTCCATTGAGGACCTTGATCCGCTCAGTGGACTCACCGAACTGCGCTCCTTGGGATTGCAATTGACATTCGTGGAAGATTTGCGCCCATTGTCGGGACTCACGCAACTAACCACCTTGGATCTCAGCGAGGTTCCAGCCACTTCCCTCGACGGTCTGGAGCAACTTGTTGCATTGGAGACTTTGAATTTGAGTCGTACCAAAAGTCCGTCCATCTCGGCACTCAACGGACTGACCCATCTCAAGGAACTCCACCTCAACAATTCCAAGTTGGCGGACCTCAGCCCGCTTGCCGGCATGCCTCGACTCGCGGTATTGGTCATCGGAAACACCAAAGTCAGCGACTTGAGCCCGATCAAGAACTGCCTGGAATTGACGACATTGACCGCACCCAGTTCGCAGATCAATGACCTCCGTCCGCTTGAAAACTTGGTTGCCTTAACGCAATTAGATGTGAAGCATTGCCGGATTGAAGTGATCTCAGGGCTTGAGGGACTCCAAAGGCTAAATTCCCTTGATTTAAGAGGCAATCCGATCCGGGATCTTGTTCCACTGCAGGCATTGCACGGGCTACGCTGTTTGGACATTGGGAGCACCAGCATCTCAGACCTTTCCGCCTTGTCCGGGCTGCTGCAGCTGCGAGAACTCAGGGCTTTCAGTTGCAAGATCAAGGACATTGATCCGATAGGTAACTTGACAGCGTTGACGCATCTCGATCTCGGGTCCAATCCGTTGCAGGAAATTGGCGTATTGGGCAACCTTCTGGCCTTGGAGGAACTCAGCTTGGGCTTCTCGAATGTGAATTCCGTTGCGGCACTTGGGTCACTCAGCGCCCTGCAAGATCTGGATTTGGCTAACAGCAAGGTGACGGCGATCGACGAACTAGCGCAATTGCAGTCGCTTGAAAAACTAAACCTCGCATTGACAGGCATCACAACCATCGACGCAGTACGATCCCTCCATCGTTTGACTTCGCTGGATGTAAGCCAAACGGCAATCTTGGACATCGAAGCCTTGCGCGACTTGGTGAAAATCAAAACGTTGAATCTTTCTAATACCGCAGTGTCGGACATCGAAGCCTTGCGCTACTTAACGAGTTTGGAAGATTTGGATATTTCGGAAACGCAAGTGACCGATTTAGCGCCGATTGCTGTTCAAATCGCGAATGGGCTTTATTTGAAAAAATAG
- a CDS encoding T9SS type A sorting domain-containing protein, which yields MSKNDISDRMMRNNGKISKLLRLSICLMLMVCAGSQLRAQAGSLDLAFNPGTGANGDVHAVAIQPDGKILIGGTFTQYAGTARNRIARLNTDGTLDLTFNPGTGCNGTVYAIAIQSDGKIVLGGAFTTYSGSPRNGMARLNANGSIDTGFTIGSGFGNGRVASISIQPNGFFVVGGTFTTFDGVGRNRILRLNASGGLDTSFNPGSGANNNVSATAIQTDGKILIGGIFIAFNGVNRNRIARLNANGTLDTGFANGNGFDDGVLCIRIQSDGKIVAGGLFTNYVGTARSRMARLTTTGALDATFNPGSGFNTTVHAISIQGDGKFVVGGAFTLFNGVARNRIVRLNANGTLDASFGPGTGFNSGVNAVALQSDGKTVAGGTFTLFNGTGRNRIARLLYRAECDMVTCVGRGLTFTPAAINGLAYAWNFGDNSSSSQQAPTHTYGIAGTYTVNLQLTDANGCISTQSQKVCVFPKVVLSAISMNPSCNTVNNGMIDLTVSGGAPGTTFTYQWSSGQTTQDISGLGAGTYTVTVTDMETGCSQTLSTTLTAPIPPKYGIAGQSGFCQGGSVTLDAGLGYSNYLWSTGATTQTITVSAAGTYSVTVTTLAGCQSTASKTVVMYPLPAVAINYSPLGCTGVNGTLATTPSFVSYAWSTGPTTPTINVTQKGPYSVTVTDANGCTNSATIQVNPSSSCPTPGGLPVTANNNSSATLNWIAVPCAVGYTIQYRKVGTIPPGTTVTVAAPATSVTITGLTAGTQYQWRINTDCGQGPASAWSVYYQFSTPFAKAAAVSAEASAPEPTLFPNPNDGKFTVKYDAAEMGEVEVCVWDMNGKRVYCEKKSTNEGENTWDMDFQLASGVYFFRIEPLTQGMSEPKRIKFVVE from the coding sequence ATGTCAAAGAATGATATTTCAGATCGGATGATGCGCAACAACGGAAAAATCTCGAAGCTTTTGCGGTTGAGCATCTGTTTGATGCTGATGGTCTGCGCTGGTAGCCAACTTCGCGCCCAAGCAGGGAGCTTGGACCTCGCGTTCAATCCGGGCACCGGGGCAAACGGCGATGTCCATGCCGTTGCCATCCAGCCCGACGGGAAAATCCTGATCGGTGGAACCTTCACCCAATATGCCGGAACGGCCAGAAACCGTATCGCCCGGCTCAATACCGACGGTACGCTGGACCTCACCTTCAACCCCGGCACGGGCTGCAACGGCACTGTGTATGCCATCGCGATCCAGTCAGACGGGAAGATCGTGTTGGGCGGGGCTTTCACGACCTACAGCGGCAGCCCCAGAAACGGAATGGCCCGGTTGAACGCCAACGGAAGCATTGATACCGGTTTCACCATCGGTTCGGGTTTTGGTAACGGCAGGGTGGCTTCGATTTCGATTCAGCCCAATGGCTTTTTTGTGGTTGGCGGAACCTTCACCACCTTCGATGGCGTGGGACGGAACCGCATTCTGCGCTTGAATGCAAGTGGCGGCTTGGACACGTCCTTCAACCCCGGTTCCGGGGCAAACAACAACGTTTCGGCGACGGCGATCCAAACAGACGGCAAGATCCTGATCGGAGGGATTTTCATCGCCTTCAACGGGGTAAACCGCAACCGTATCGCGCGCCTCAATGCAAATGGCACCTTGGACACCGGCTTTGCCAACGGAAACGGATTCGACGATGGTGTGCTTTGCATTCGCATCCAATCCGACGGGAAAATAGTGGCTGGGGGTCTCTTTACGAATTACGTCGGCACGGCACGGAGCCGGATGGCCCGCCTCACGACAACGGGTGCGCTGGACGCCACATTCAACCCGGGATCGGGCTTCAACACCACTGTCCATGCCATCAGCATCCAAGGCGACGGGAAATTTGTGGTCGGTGGTGCTTTCACCCTATTTAACGGGGTGGCACGAAACCGCATCGTCCGACTCAATGCCAATGGGACCTTGGACGCGTCCTTTGGTCCGGGGACGGGCTTTAACAGCGGGGTCAACGCGGTTGCGCTCCAGTCAGATGGCAAAACGGTGGCAGGGGGAACATTTACGTTGTTCAACGGAACAGGCAGAAACCGCATCGCGCGGTTGTTGTACCGGGCGGAGTGTGACATGGTCACCTGCGTGGGCCGGGGGCTGACCTTCACGCCAGCGGCCATCAACGGGTTGGCCTATGCCTGGAATTTTGGAGACAACAGCTCCTCGTCCCAACAGGCGCCCACCCATACGTACGGGATAGCCGGCACCTACACGGTGAACCTGCAATTGACCGATGCCAATGGCTGTATTTCCACCCAAAGCCAGAAAGTCTGCGTGTTCCCGAAAGTTGTGCTCAGTGCCATCTCGATGAATCCTTCCTGCAATACCGTGAACAACGGCATGATCGACCTCACGGTATCAGGCGGCGCACCGGGCACGACCTTTACCTACCAATGGTCGAGCGGGCAAACAACCCAGGACATCAGCGGCCTCGGGGCTGGAACCTATACCGTGACGGTCACGGATATGGAGACGGGCTGCAGCCAAACCCTGAGCACGACGCTTACTGCTCCGATTCCGCCCAAATACGGGATTGCGGGACAATCGGGCTTCTGCCAAGGCGGAAGTGTCACGCTCGACGCCGGATTGGGCTACAGTAACTATCTCTGGTCGACAGGCGCAACGACACAAACGATCACGGTCAGTGCTGCGGGTACGTATTCGGTGACGGTCACGACATTGGCGGGATGTCAGTCTACTGCGTCCAAGACGGTGGTGATGTATCCTTTGCCTGCTGTAGCAATCAACTATTCTCCTTTGGGTTGCACGGGTGTGAACGGTACGCTGGCAACCACACCGAGTTTCGTCAGTTATGCCTGGTCGACGGGTCCAACGACGCCGACCATCAATGTGACGCAAAAGGGTCCTTATTCGGTCACGGTAACCGATGCCAATGGTTGCACCAATTCGGCAACGATCCAGGTGAATCCGAGCAGCAGCTGCCCCACACCTGGCGGACTTCCGGTCACGGCGAATAACAACTCGTCTGCCACGCTCAATTGGATCGCGGTTCCATGTGCGGTGGGATATACGATCCAGTACCGCAAGGTAGGTACAATCCCTCCCGGGACCACGGTCACCGTTGCTGCGCCTGCGACAAGTGTCACGATCACGGGTTTGACAGCCGGGACCCAATACCAATGGCGCATCAACACGGATTGCGGACAAGGTCCGGCTTCTGCCTGGTCAGTCTACTACCAGTTCTCAACGCCATTCGCGAAGGCCGCCGCCGTCTCCGCCGAGGCATCAGCGCCCGAACCCACGCTCTTCCCCAATCCCAACGATGGCAAGTTCACCGTGAAATATGATGCTGCCGAAATGGGCGAAGTCGAAGTCTGCGTCTGGGACATGAACGGCAAGCGTGTCTATTGCGAGAAAAAGTCCACCAACGAGGGTGAAAACACCTGGGACATGGACTTCCAACTCGCGAGCGGGGTGTATTTCTTCCGGATTGAGCCGCTCACCCAAGGAATGTCGGAGCCCAAACGGATCAAGTTTGTGGTGGAGTAG
- a CDS encoding choice-of-anchor D domain-containing protein — MSIGVGDFNTDGKQDFITTVSNYQNCAIRLGGANEIDVLGNSVSIADGSTSPLTTNHTDFGVVATNSSLARTYTISNTGNTALTIPTGGITLTGTDASMFVLSGITLPATIAAGGTRTFVVTFTPTSQGAKTVTLNVANNDCDEAPYNFALRGGQVCDFSTCVGKTLTFNATNSGASYAWSFGDAGTSTAQNPSHAYTAPGQYTVTFQLTDVNGCVTTNSQIVCVYDAPVVTNTSLNPLCNGATNGSIDVSVTGGAPGTTFTYVWSNGATTQDLSNVGAGSYTVTVTDGTTTCFSTLSVTLTEPVVLAAAATVGTNVLCFGATTGTATASATGGTTPYTYAWSNGQTVANATGLAAGNFTVTVTDANGCSTTASVTIAQPAAALAATETHTNVGCFGASTGAIDLTVTGGTSAYTYLWSNGATTEDLSGLAAGTYTVTITDANGCSTTASATVGEPASALAVAPSNSGNVCQAGSNSNLLSNATGGTPGYTYLWTPGNVTTQNVNNVGAGTYNVTVTDANGCTATGSTTVGTFPGTPASFIISH, encoded by the coding sequence ATGTCGATTGGAGTAGGCGATTTCAACACCGATGGCAAGCAAGATTTCATTACTACCGTATCCAACTATCAAAATTGTGCGATCCGCCTGGGCGGAGCCAATGAAATCGACGTCCTTGGCAACAGTGTTTCCATCGCAGATGGTTCGACTTCCCCATTGACCACCAACCATACCGACTTCGGGGTTGTAGCCACCAATTCATCCTTGGCACGTACCTACACCATCAGCAACACGGGCAACACCGCACTCACGATCCCGACAGGCGGCATCACGCTCACCGGTACAGATGCATCGATGTTTGTACTGAGCGGCATCACATTGCCGGCAACCATTGCTGCAGGTGGCACCAGGACATTCGTCGTGACCTTTACACCCACCTCCCAAGGTGCAAAGACGGTCACGCTCAACGTTGCCAACAACGACTGTGATGAGGCACCCTACAATTTTGCTTTGCGCGGTGGTCAAGTCTGCGACTTCAGCACCTGCGTGGGCAAAACGCTCACCTTCAACGCCACCAATAGCGGTGCATCCTACGCATGGAGCTTCGGCGATGCCGGCACTTCCACGGCACAAAACCCGTCCCATGCCTACACCGCACCCGGGCAGTACACTGTCACCTTCCAATTGACAGACGTCAACGGCTGCGTTACCACAAATTCACAGATCGTCTGCGTCTATGATGCCCCTGTCGTGACCAACACCAGCTTGAATCCGCTTTGCAACGGCGCCACCAACGGCTCCATCGACGTGAGCGTGACGGGTGGTGCACCTGGAACGACCTTCACTTACGTTTGGTCCAATGGTGCTACCACGCAAGACCTCAGCAACGTAGGTGCGGGATCGTACACGGTCACCGTGACCGATGGCACCACCACTTGCTTCTCGACCTTGAGCGTGACCCTGACCGAACCGGTTGTGCTTGCTGCAGCTGCCACGGTCGGTACCAACGTGCTGTGCTTCGGCGCAACCACAGGCACAGCCACCGCATCTGCCACGGGTGGAACCACTCCTTACACCTACGCTTGGTCCAATGGTCAGACAGTTGCCAACGCCACCGGCCTTGCAGCTGGAAACTTCACCGTCACCGTGACGGATGCCAATGGTTGCTCCACGACCGCATCGGTCACCATCGCCCAACCTGCCGCTGCGCTTGCAGCTACCGAGACCCATACGAATGTCGGCTGCTTCGGTGCATCCACCGGCGCGATCGACCTCACGGTCACGGGCGGTACCAGCGCTTATACCTACTTGTGGAGCAATGGCGCTACTACCGAGGATCTGTCAGGCCTCGCCGCGGGCACCTACACGGTGACCATCACCGATGCCAACGGCTGCTCGACGACGGCATCTGCCACGGTCGGCGAACCAGCATCCGCCCTTGCCGTCGCACCTAGCAACAGCGGCAACGTCTGTCAGGCGGGTAGCAACTCCAACTTGCTCTCCAACGCCACGGGCGGCACGCCAGGCTACACCTACTTGTGGACACCGGGCAACGTCACGACGCAAAACGTGAACAACGTCGGCGCAGGCACCTACAACGTGACCGTCACCGATGCCAATGGCTGTACTGCCACCGGCAGTACGACGGTCGGCACCTTCCCCGGCACACCGGCGAGCTTTATCATCAGCCATTAA
- a CDS encoding VCBS repeat-containing protein, whose protein sequence is MKLGSGTGVFSDMPDVPVAAGAIAIVVADLNGDGKQDLAVANGSSNAISIRFGDGSGAIPGTTNVVVNAQAWEPSAMAGADFDSDGDIDLAVTTWSYSRFLIFTNNGSGTFTAGSTFVNGTVVNFPRAIAVGDFNKDNKPDVVIANSNLYSAAVFFGDGAGWFSSTLSVPFQTGSNNGAWSVTVADFNKDSNPDFAVGRGDGGGNDVRVFFGNGLGAFSNPTIVPVGGSARSITAGDFNGDGNPDFITVNFLDNSHSVRLEDWAMGTYILPVIWRKQGPEPYVDWSRRFQHRWQARFHYYRIQLSKLCDPPGRSQ, encoded by the coding sequence GTGAAATTGGGCAGTGGTACCGGTGTCTTTTCGGATATGCCGGATGTGCCGGTTGCTGCAGGCGCCATCGCAATAGTTGTAGCTGACCTCAATGGAGATGGAAAGCAAGACCTCGCTGTAGCCAATGGCAGCTCCAACGCCATTTCGATCCGATTTGGAGATGGATCAGGGGCGATTCCGGGCACAACCAACGTCGTCGTGAATGCTCAGGCATGGGAGCCTTCTGCCATGGCCGGGGCTGACTTTGACTCCGACGGTGATATCGATTTGGCCGTAACGACTTGGAGCTATTCGCGATTCTTGATTTTCACCAACAATGGATCGGGGACATTCACCGCTGGCAGCACCTTTGTCAACGGCACCGTCGTAAACTTTCCACGGGCAATTGCAGTTGGCGATTTCAACAAGGACAACAAGCCGGATGTGGTCATTGCCAACAGCAATTTGTATTCGGCTGCAGTCTTTTTTGGTGATGGTGCTGGATGGTTTTCATCAACGCTTTCTGTACCCTTCCAAACTGGATCCAACAACGGTGCTTGGTCTGTCACGGTGGCCGACTTCAACAAAGATTCCAATCCAGACTTTGCTGTTGGGCGTGGAGACGGTGGCGGCAATGACGTACGGGTCTTCTTTGGCAATGGATTGGGTGCCTTTTCCAATCCGACGATCGTTCCTGTTGGGGGCAGTGCCAGGTCGATCACCGCAGGCGACTTCAACGGTGATGGGAATCCCGACTTCATCACTGTCAATTTCCTTGACAATAGCCATTCTGTACGTCTCGAAGATTGGGCAATGGGCACTTACATCCTTCCAGTAATTTGGCGTAAGCAAGGTCCAGAACCCTATGTCGATTGGAGTAGGCGATTTCAACACCGATGGCAAGCAAGATTTCATTACTACCGTATCCAACTATCAAAATTGTGCGATCCGCCTGGGCGGAGCCAATGA
- a CDS encoding VCBS repeat-containing protein, with protein sequence MKGYKLLSINATAGLLLMLAFFIPQLVMAQAPTLGTYNNATVMAGQNTLVTPSIPPSGALRAFATASANFSGTLSMDPVSGNVRITAPKNAGTFVVTVKAYSAASSATTSFSLTVTNPVCSQGNFIPGPAFLTGSGSPTAVGVGDFNNDGHQDLALPIRPAILSR encoded by the coding sequence ATGAAAGGCTACAAATTACTTTCGATCAATGCTACCGCAGGCCTCCTGCTGATGCTGGCATTCTTCATTCCCCAACTCGTGATGGCGCAGGCACCGACGCTGGGAACCTATAACAATGCGACGGTAATGGCAGGGCAGAATACGCTTGTTACACCCTCAATTCCACCATCGGGTGCGCTTAGGGCCTTTGCCACGGCAAGCGCCAATTTTTCCGGCACGCTTTCGATGGACCCCGTTTCAGGAAATGTAAGGATAACTGCACCCAAGAATGCGGGTACCTTTGTTGTCACTGTAAAAGCTTACAGTGCAGCGAGCAGTGCCACGACCAGCTTTTCTCTCACAGTAACCAACCCTGTCTGCAGTCAAGGTAACTTTATCCCTGGTCCTGCATTTCTGACTGGATCTGGAAGCCCAACTGCTGTTGGCGTTGGCGACTTCAACAACGATGGCCACCAAGATTTGGCTTTGCCAATCAGACCAGCAATATTGTCTCGGTGA